Proteins from a genomic interval of Hemicordylus capensis ecotype Gifberg chromosome 14, rHemCap1.1.pri, whole genome shotgun sequence:
- the CDC42EP2 gene encoding cdc42 effector protein 2 produces the protein MSTTKVPIYLKRGSRRGKKEKLRDILSSDMISPPLGDFRHTIHIGSGGESDMFGDVSFLQGKFHLLPRTEGHPDGSGHYVVPFEFSRTATISGYEPSLDIPSPVLKNAISLPVIGGLQALTLPPAQAPPKPPRLHLDDKGQPACQVKDPVENPATEVRTLQPRDTPNGKCPAAPLNGFVGEDQTDEPFLSHAGSLLSLHVDLGPSILDDVLQVMEKHHPGKEEMPLQDANREEILT, from the coding sequence ATGTCCACCACGAAAGTGCCCATCTACCTGAAACGGGGGAGCCGGAGAGGGAAAAAAGAGAAGCTCCGCGACATCCTCTCCTCTGACATGATCAGCCCCCCTCTGGGGGATTTCCGGCACACGATCCACATTGGGAGCGGCGGGGAGAGCGACATGTTTGGGGACGTCTCGTTCCTGCAAGGCAAGTTCCACCTCCTGCCGAGGACGGAGGGCCACCCGGACGGGTCTGGCCATTACGTGGTACCCTTCGAGTTCTCCCGGACGGCTACCATCTCGGGTTACGAGCCGTCTCTGGACATCCCGTCGCCCGTCCTCAAGAACGCCATCTCGCTGCCCGTCATCGGGGGCCTGCAGGCTCTCACCTTGCCGCCGGCTCAAGCCCCGCCCAAGCCGCCCCGGCTCCACCTCGATGACAAGGGCCAACCGGCTTGCCAAGTCAAGGACCCTGTTGAGAATCCGGCCACGGAGGTTAGGACTCTCCAGCCCCGAGACACACCCAACGGCAAGTGCCCGGCAGCCCCTCTGAATGGCTTTGTGGGGGAAGACCAGACCGACGAGCCCTTTCTGTCCCACGCcggctccctcctctctctccacgTGGACTTGGGGCCGTCCATCTTGGACGATGTTCTCCAGGTGATGGAGAAGCACCATCCCGGGAAAGAGGAGATGCCTTTGCAGGATGCCAACAGGGAGGAAATCTTGACGTGA